Within Aphelocoma coerulescens isolate FSJ_1873_10779 chromosome 1A, UR_Acoe_1.0, whole genome shotgun sequence, the genomic segment GCTGGCATATTCAGTGTATATGAATAATTCACATAAGCTGTTAGTTGgcttgttaatttttttttttacattctaGTACtagtttttttctatttctttctaaatAGCCTTCTGTTTTCACCAATTCTGTGATTATTTAATTCTTCTTCTGTGGTAGGATTCAATAGctcatttttttcagtattgtCTTCCGTTGCTTTCTGAGGAGCTTTTGTCTGATCTTCAGCAGTCATGTCTTTGTATGAGGTTGTAAACTCCTTGTGTCAAATCTATACTTTTTAAATATTCGTGTTGCTTTTTAGAAGTCTGCATAAGCAGCAGTGAGAGAAGGCTAAATAATTCTACTAAAGacatgtttgttttaatttgttcttcttcctgcactTCTCATTTCCTTTCTTATTTCCAGACCACCAGTTCGGTCCATTTCTGTACTTCCCTCTCTGGGGCTTGGTGTTCCACGTTTACCTCCAGGGAGAAAGCCCCCTGGACCTCCACCAGGGCCACCCCCGCCTCAAGTCCTACAGATGTATGGCCGTAAAGTGGGTTTCACCTTGGATGTGGCTCCTCGAAGGCGAGAGGAGGAGGTTTCTTACAGTTCTGAAGCAGGTAAGGACTTCCCTATTAGCCTCTGGGGTTTTCCTTGACCTCCGTTTTGCTATGGACAGTACAGTGTGCCCTAAACAAAGTGTTCTCTCGGCATTATAAATGTTAGCACTACTTGAAGGACTCCTACTAAGTGATTGCACCTCTGAGGTAATTCAGATATATTCAAAATGTCTGCAATTTTGTTACcacctgcattttaaaatattgaaacATTTAATTACATATCTCAGGTACTTTTTTGTTAGGTTTCACAGACAGATACTTTTAAATGAACCCGTAGCAGTGCTGAAACATTGTACGTATTGCCCCTTTAAAAAACCCAGTCACTCTCAGAGAAATCTTCTGTTTGAAAAACCCATCAAATaaacacccccaaaccaaaaccacaacaacaaaacccacaacCAACCCTCAGTGTGCATTTGCTAGGAGAACACAGGTCCTCTTTTTCATACAGTTGCTGTATCATCCCTAGAAACTTTTGCGACTGGATGGATTAGCATTATTTCATGCCAGAAGGCATCACAGTATTTCAGTGGTGGGCACTTGCTGAATAGAAATTAATGAACGAGTTGCAGTAGCAGTTGCCTTCACTTGTTTGCTGCGCAAATTAACCAGCAGGTTAATAGGAAATCTTACAGATTTTCAAAATATCCTTTAAGATACTTGCTAAAAAGTAAAAGGATGACAGTTTGTCCATGCTGTTGCTAAGGGGAATGTTGTGActctaaaaatacaaaatactctTTCACACCAGTGTATTTGGAGTTCATGCATTTCCTAATACTTTGCCTTCTGCAGGACAGCGAGGCCATGATGATGACATGTCCAGCACTAGTGAAGATGAAGGTTATCCTGAGGATATGGATCAAGATAAGCATGATGAGAGCAGCGATGACAGTGACAGTGATAGGTCAGATGCAGACAGTGAAGGCGAGGACTTCCTGCATCGTGATAATGACAAGGAGAGGGAAGGTGgtgaagaaaagaaatcaggTATGGAAGGGAAATGAGAGATTGGGGGttgatttttcaaaagaaaaacactaCTTGATAGAGTTGAGGGGGTGTGTGTAATTTATTTAGTCAATTAACTGTTCTAACTCACCTAAAGTCCAGCTAAAGGACTTCTATTAGTAAATGGGTCAGAAGGAGGCTATCTAAAAGTGAAGCAACTTTCAGATAAACCTGTTTTCTTAAAAGTTGAGTAAGTTTATAGCTCCCAAGCCGTTTTTCACCTGTATCATTGCATTGGTAAGGTACCCTACAAAATTAAGCCTCAGTGTAAAATATGCTTGCTTGGGGGAGACCAGTTGGTAGAGAATACTAGGTTAGCAGAACTTCAAACAGTCAGTAACACCAATGTTAACTCTTACCTAAGGAGCATCATTATGTTAGAATGATATGCTATCTGTACCAGATATCGACGTAACTATctgatttttcttattttcttcccaCCTCCTGCCGCCCTTATCTGTACTCTGCTTTCCCCAGGTCACAGTGTCCGGTTTGCAGACATGCCTGGGAAGTCacgaaaaaagaaaaagaacatgaaAGAACTGACTCCACTCCAGGCCATGATGTTACGAATGGCAGGTGAGTAAGGTGGATATATGATGTAATGGTAATATGCCATTAGGCTTCCAGTTAAGGTTTCTCTGGTAAGCTTACTTTGCTCAGGTTTTATTTTATAGAGTATTTTACTGTCATTATGTAGGATCTGCTGAGAGTATCAGCTGTCATTAGGTATTTGAGTTATGGCTTGGGTTTTGcttcttttgttcttttgtttttctggggtttttttgtttgtttgcttttgtttttttaaaattttttcttaaagtaCTGTGTGTGTTTTGCATAGCAGAGTTGAAGAGCAGCaatttactgtttttttttcttctaagcaTTTTCTTGCTTAGCTTTTAAACACTTTTTCAAAATGCAATATGAATCTCTTGGTGAAAGAGAAAGGGTAACATTGTCTGTGTGCTCAGCATGTAACCTGTAAGGATTTGTACTCCCTAAAAATACCCTGCTTAACCAATAAGTTAACCAATAGAATgaagattattttttgttttagaaaGAAACTCCAGTATCTTTCAAAGGTGCAGGACTTTCTTGGACATGGGGATTATGTTTATTTTGACATTGTGTCCCCAACCCCTTGTTGTCCACCCACACAAACTTCCATAAGGCTTAGATCAAATAGCTTCAGTTTGGGTTGGTAGTATAAGtttcaggtcccagaggaacaCATAGCTCTTGTTGTCAGAGCTCTGTCTAGAGCAGCGATGATTTCTctattactatttttatttattttcattttgtgtttAACAGTAAAAAGTGATCAGATTTCTTCACTTTGGAGTAAggtttatctttctttttcttctttttatttcattttgtgtGCTCAAGTTTCTCTGATGTTCACAAAGATGTTATGCGTAGACAGATTTTATAAGTATATCTCCATATCCAGGTCAGGaaattccagaagaagggagagaAGTGGAGGAGTATtcagaagaagaggaggaggaagaagaggactCAGAGTCTGAGGAGACaacacagcaacagcagcagcaacaaatcAGTGAGGAAGCTCTTGCAGAGACTGGGTCATCTACTACGActtcccaggcacagcagcagcagcaaactgcACAGGCTGTTCCTCCAGCTCAGATACAGGCGCCTCCCATGCCTGGGCCTCCTCCTCTGGGACCGCCTCCAGCCCCTCCACTGAGGCCCCCCGGCCCACCCACCGGCcttcctcctggccctccaccaGGTGAACACTTGCTTTACTCTGCTTTGAAGGATGCAGGCTCTCAGGCAGTGGCATCACTGGAGTTTGGAAGCTGCAGAATGTGGATACatatattgctgctagcaagaatttttcttgcttctttccagtcccatgagatacttttctctctcatggaagATACTTGTAGAGTTCTATAAGCTATGAATacctgcgaccttgcaaagctttgtttatgctacagtagaaaaatattttgacaatggatgttttaggattttagccagtctccccaaggggtggctgatcctttgaccaattagactatgaagaaaaagtctataaaagagtttgtaaaataaattaaatagatcagtcttgctgcacaattcctgcttgttggatctctcctctcctccctaccGCTGCAGGATACCATAATAGCAGAGTGTGTTGCAGATGGAGTATATGTACTCATTTACTGAGACCTGTCTGTTGTCAGTCTACATCATTGTTGCTGTACCTTGTTTTTGAGGCATCAGGCTCCTGTAGCTGTAGCCTTCCTGATGGCTGTCTCTGTTAGAGCCAACACTGgcagacagcagcagagccagtgtGTGAAGTGGAGTAAAAGAGCAAAGGTACTTACTTTTAGGCCAGAAGAACAGTCAAGTGCCACAGAGAAAGGTTTTTAGCTGTTTAAATTCTGACAAACTCAGCTCCAAAGCTGTTACCAGTTACTACTTAATTACATGGGGAGGGACCCTTTTTCCATGATACACTTAGCTATTATGAAGATGCTTCAACTGTGTAATGCTGCTTCTTGAGATTTTTAGAAATTCTGTTTAATCTGACAGCTAGGTAATATAGCTTTCATTCGTATGTTGAAGATCTTTATTATTGGTTGATGAGATAGTTGCTGGGATATATTTTCAACTGTGAACTAAATTTCTCTTTTGTTGCACGAATGCTTTCAGGAGCTCCTCCATTTCTGAGACCTCCCGGGTTACCAGGGTTACGTGGGCCTTTACCTCGACTGCTGCCACCAGGTCCTCCCCCTGGGCGACCACCTGGTCCTCCCCCAGGCCCCCCACCAGGTCTGCCCCCGGGTCCTCCTCCACGtggtcctcctcctcgtctgccccctcctgccccaccagGTAAGGGGGGTTCTGTTTGTTCCAGTGCCACGTCCCTTCTTGCTTGCTTTTTGCAGTTTTTGCTGTGGTGATGAAGCCAGTGAGGTATAATGGACTGCCAGTTTGCCTTTGTTCCTGTCTGTGGCTGCATTGTGCTATGTGCTGTTACATTATTCTGTGTAGTAACAACAAATAAGTGCTGTGCATGGTTTGGTAGCAAGAAATCTGCCCTCAAAAAGAGAATTCAAAAAGAGTTTAAACTTCTGTTCTGCAGGACTCTCTGAATACCCTCTGGGTGCTATAATGGTGTTCAACTAAATGAGTTGGAGATCAGGATACTTATATTTTTTCTCCCTGGGTCAGATATTTCTGATGACTGATATTCCTGTGGGATAGATTGTCAAGAAACTTTATTTTCAGATTATAACTGTAAAAATTGAAAGGGAACAGTATACAAGCTCCTGTGGCTTTCAGAGTCTGAAGAGCAGCATTTTCAACTCAGCATTTGGTGCAGTGttgaaaagttgtttttttaaagccagTGCTACTGCATCTTGTTGGGagttattttgttttggtttttgtactTGGCATTCTGAGCCTGTGCACTTTTTTAATCAAATACTTTGAAATTCCCAGATATGGAGACAGCTCATGCTTTCTTCTCTTCGTGCAGGTATCCCTCCTCCTCGCCCAGGCATGTTACGGCCACCTCTGGTGCCTCCCTTAGGACCTGCCCCACCTGGGCTCTTTCCACCAGCTCCCATTCCAAATCCTGGGGTACTGAGCGCCCCTCCCAGCTTGATTCAGCGGCCCAAGGCGGATGACACCAGTGCGGCCACCATCGAGAAGAAAGCCACGGCCACCATCAGTGCCAAGCCGCAGATCACCAACCCCAAGGCAGAGATCACGCGCTTCGTGCCCACTGCCTTGCGAGTGCGCCGCGAGAATAAAGGGGCTTCTGCTGCCTCCCAGAGAAAACAAGATGATGAGCCTGCCCTCCCATTAACCAAAGCTGCCCCTAAGGCTGGATCATCTGCCCCTATCTCTGTACAGACAAAGGATGATGTGTATGAAGCCTTCATGAAAGAAATGGAAGGTCTCCTGTGACCTGTCATAGTCCTAGTCAGCTTTCCTGCCCCTCTGAACATGGATCAGATCACTGtggagggagaaaaagggaaagtcCTCCTGCAACAAAAGGGCTCGCATGACTGGAAATAGTTCCCTACCCACAGGTTAACTTGCCAGTGTGCTGTGAATAGAGACCGCTGCAGCTGAGGGGTGCCTGGGGTCCTCCTTTCAGAGCCACCATGTCCACTTGGTGAAAGGAAATTGCAGTAAAGAAGGTGATGCTGCTCCCCTCAAGTCCTCCCCCTTCCTTGGAGGGAGATGATGAcatgctggggacaggggtgtCAGAGAGGGGGGTGACCATGCTCTGCCTGAATCCTTACACACCCTGAGTGCTCTGGTGAGGGTAGTGGAACAGGTTTCTACGGAGCCAGAAAAATGTTAGCAGCATTTCATAGACAAATGGTTGtccagtttttattttctgtactggggttttttttctgtaaatattttataatcATGTTTTTTAGTTGCAGTGAGGTTGATCAATCATCTTTCTTCCAGGGTAGTCAGGGAGGTAATTTGTTGCATATACTGTACACTGGAATTTTGCACCCTATCCCCTTTATGGTCATCTTGATGGATTTTTGTTGGCTGGGGAAACTTCATTTTGTCTTGTGAAAGACAATAAATGTTCAGTGTATCAAAATACCATTTTTCCTGTGATTTGTGTAAAACTAGCAGGCAGGTGGAGAGGGGGGGAGGGTTCTTTGCTCGCCTTGGAAGATAATAGAGGCATTCAGAACCTCAGAGAAGAAAACCAATAACCACATTGTAAATAAGATAGACTTACTTTTCCCACTAAACTTCTGCTATATTCTCAAGTTCATAAACATCCCTTTTAACCTTTATTGGTGGCTAGTAGAAACTTAAGTCCTGAAATACTACTAATAATTACAAaccaatttattttatatactCCTATTGGAAGGTTTGCTTCATATCGAGCCTCAGATAACCACTGGGTGCATCATGGACAGGCTACCTTAGGTAAAAATTAGTAAACAATTTTAATGTTAAAAGATTTGACTGACAGATAATTTTACTTGTGGCTAATAATCAATATTAAAACACCAGACTAGCAGATACTTCAAACAATACATTTAGTTGGCTGTAAGTTTTGGTCTTAATGGAATACACCTAAGTTTCTTAGTTGGCTGTAAGTCTTAATGGAATACACCATGTTTTGAGGTCAAATCTGGTTTAAGGAGGCAAAGTTATTAGCTAACCAAACTTACACTTGAAAACTTTGCATCTGTTTTCACAGATTCTGGACACAATCAAAAAGGTTTGCGCAGCAGTTCTCTTCCTGGTTCAGGACTTAGTTGCAATTGTGTCAGTaatatcttaaatatttttttttgttgtacttttgaaatatattttagctAAGTCTGAAACTTACAGCCTTGTCCGCACACTTCTTCCACTATAATTTTATGATACTCTTATCATAGGATCTGGGGTGCATAAAAAGGAAGAACCATGATTTAGAATACAAAAACTTCAAGGAATGAAGatgagaacaagaaaaaaactatAAATAACTGAAATTGATGGAAACAAGAAAGCAGAATTGGGAAAATGAAGGAAGAGCCTGTTGTACAACACtggtgcagcagagggatgtGACTAAGGCCAGCTGCAGGCTCCTTCATTGCTTTATGCAGGATAGGGTCTGCCCTTGCCCAAAGAGTGTGGAAGAAAGAGGCAAATATGCCAGGAAATAAAGAGAAACCATGGCAAATTACCAAATCAACAGGAATCTCTTTGTCTGTAAGACAGGGCCAGCATAGCAGAGGAACGTCTTGAATCTTCAAGAAATCACTTCAGCTTCCTGGTGCAGTGATTATTCTCGAGTCTGAGTTAAGTGTGACAGCCTGATTTTTAATGCTCTGCAGAACAGCCTTGCCATTAATACCTCATTGTGGTTGACTTTAGGAGCTCTCTTAAGCACAGACAGAGTCTAATTTGGAAAGGAGACATTGTTTATTCTGCATGGGGTGCACAAATCAAGCACACCACGGAGTAAAAAGTTACATATTTTATACAGTAAAATTTACATGAACCCGCCCATCTAATGCATATTCTCCGCCTACCTAATGCATATTGTGTGATGTAACTTTACACAATTCTTGAAACAGGAAGTTCTTTCTTTATTAAGCAACTTCTGTTGTAGAAGTCATCTGACGACATCAGTTATGTTTACAAAAGGTGAAAAGATTCAGCCTGGAGACAGATCACTCGGCTTGAAGACACCAGTGTGACTTTGATTACAGCAATACTGAAGTAATTTGTCTCTAGAATCAGGGAAACCTCCTGTAGTACGTGTTGCTGCCTAGTTTCTACACATATCAGTGGTGCTGGGGTGTAAATGTTCCTACTGGACGTAAAGTTTCTCATTCGTCATAACATTAACACGTTTTTAAAGTAGCCCTGTAGTAGCATTCCTGAGGTTTAAAACACAGGATTATTTCTAAGCCGACAGCGATAGCGTTAGCGGGGGTTCCCCCACCCCGTTCCGGGGCGGCAGCTGTGCGCCTCAGCTCTCCTCGGGCGGCCGGGGACGCGTTTTCCCTGCGCTGTCCCCGCTCACGGAGCGCGGCTcggggcgggcgcggagcggggccggggccggcggcgggggcggctcggcgggagcggccggcggcggctccCATTGGTGGGATTTGGATCCGCGGCGCCATTGGTCGGAGCGAGCCAGAGCGCGCTGCAGCCAATCAGAGAGCGAGCGGGGCGCGCGCAGGAGCTATAAAAGCGGCCGCGCGCGGGGCAGGGGGACACGTGACCACGTCAGTTCGGGCGGCGGCGGAGCAGCGTCAGCAGCGATGTCCGGCCGGGGCAAGCAGGGCGGGAAGGCGCGCGCCAAGGCCAAGTCGCGCTCGTCGCGGGCCGGGCTGCAGTTCCCCGTGGGCCGCGTGCACCGGCTGCTGCGCAAGGGCAACTACGCGGAGCGCGTGGGCGCCGGCGCCCCGGTGTACCTGGCGGCCGTGCTGGAGTACCTGACGGCCGAGATCCTGGAGCTGGCGGGCAACGCGGCCCGCGACAACAAGAAGACGCGCATCATCCCCCGCCACCTGCAGCTCGCCATCCGCAACGACGAGGAGCTCAACAAGCTGCTGGGCAAGGTGACGATCGCGCAGGGCGGCGTGCTGCCCAACATCCAGGCCGTGCTGCTGCCCAAGAAGACCGACAGCCACAAGG encodes:
- the LOC138103236 gene encoding histone H2A yields the protein MSGRGKQGGKARAKAKSRSSRAGLQFPVGRVHRLLRKGNYAERVGAGAPVYLAAVLEYLTAEILELAGNAARDNKKTRIIPRHLQLAIRNDEELNKLLGKVTIAQGGVLPNIQAVLLPKKTDSHKAKSK
- the WBP11 gene encoding WW domain-binding protein 11, translated to MGRRSTSSTKSGKFMNPTDQARKEARKRELKKNKKQRMMVRAAVLKMKDPKQIIRDMEKLDEMEFNPVQQPQLNEKVLKDKRKKLRETFERILRLYEKENPDIYKELRKLEVEYEQKRAQLSQYFDAVKNAQHVEVESIPLPDMPHAPSNILIQDIPLPGAQPPSILKKTSAYGPPVRSISVLPSLGLGVPRLPPGRKPPGPPPGPPPPQVLQMYGRKVGFTLDVAPRRREEEVSYSSEAGQRGHDDDMSSTSEDEGYPEDMDQDKHDESSDDSDSDRSDADSEGEDFLHRDNDKEREGGEEKKSGHSVRFADMPGKSRKKKKNMKELTPLQAMMLRMAGQEIPEEGREVEEYSEEEEEEEEDSESEETTQQQQQQQISEEALAETGSSTTTSQAQQQQQTAQAVPPAQIQAPPMPGPPPLGPPPAPPLRPPGPPTGLPPGPPPGAPPFLRPPGLPGLRGPLPRLLPPGPPPGRPPGPPPGPPPGLPPGPPPRGPPPRLPPPAPPGIPPPRPGMLRPPLVPPLGPAPPGLFPPAPIPNPGVLSAPPSLIQRPKADDTSAATIEKKATATISAKPQITNPKAEITRFVPTALRVRRENKGASAASQRKQDDEPALPLTKAAPKAGSSAPISVQTKDDVYEAFMKEMEGLL